The uncultured Subdoligranulum sp. genomic sequence GAACTTCTTTTCAATGAGCCGCACCGTGCCGTTGGCCCGGTCGATGAGGGCCGCCTCGTCGGCCTTGGGGGTGCCGGGCAGCAGGGTGCGCTGGGGTACCATGCTGCTGAACCGGCCGTTGCCCAGCGTCTCGGTGTGGTGGGTGTAGCCCGGCCGGTAGTTCAGTTTGAGCACCCCGTAGAAGGGCACTCCGTCCCCGGCGAAGTCCACCACCGCCAGGTCCCCCGCCGGAATGGCCGGGTACTGCAGCATCTGCTCGAAGATCACCCCCGCAATGCGCCGGGACAGGTCCACGAAATCCTGGTTCTGGGCCATCTCCTGGGCGAAGGCGGAGTCGGGCAAAAACCGGCAGTTCTTGACCTCGTCGCTGGCAAAGGCCTTCTCGATCACGGCGGTGAAATATTCAAAGAGATCGGCGTCGAGGTCCATCGGCCGGTCGGAGAGCAGCGGCTCCGAAGCGCCGGGATCCAGCAAATGCAGAATGACCTGGTTGATCTTGACTTCCATACTAGACAGGGCTCCTTTGGGATAAAGTTTCGGAAAGGGTAGTATACCACAATTTGGCGGGTTTGGGTAGCGCCCGGGCGGGGCAAGCTATCCGGGAAGGGAGGAAACGTCCATGAAAAAACGCACAACCGAACCGGACGC encodes the following:
- a CDS encoding nucleoid-associated protein, producing the protein MEVKINQVILHLLDPGASEPLLSDRPMDLDADLFEYFTAVIEKAFASDEVKNCRFLPDSAFAQEMAQNQDFVDLSRRIAGVIFEQMLQYPAIPAGDLAVVDFAGDGVPFYGVLKLNYRPGYTHHTETLGNGRFSSMVPQRTLLPGTPKADEAALIDRANGTVRLIEKKFNLDEKKDFYLSTRVFGCTEAMQEKAKLKAVCETAVAAVKEAYPEPEELDDVPPFDGGTETAVELMVRNQAVDNTISVEDVRTRMRENYPLAAPKFEAALAETGVQENDRVTVSPARMKKLESRSFKTESGIEIKIPAELCNSDDAVEFIHSATGGLSLLIKDVLV